DNA from candidate division KSB1 bacterium:
AAATGCTGCAACCGTTGGCCATCGCCATGATCGGCGGCATGCTCGCCTCCATGCCGCTGTCCCTGTTGGTGATCCCGACGCTGTATTACCACGAAAATGCCGCAGCGCAGGCTTCCAGCCTGCATGCAGACAAGAAGTCTGCGCTACATTTTCATCGTGATGGGTGTGCAAACGTACATGACAATTCCTCCGAAATGACAAATGGTTGCTT
Protein-coding regions in this window:
- a CDS encoding efflux RND transporter permease subunit translates to MPARNHDRPVDSRLPLAFALGEGAEMLQPLAIAMIGGMLASMPLSLLVIPTLYYHENAAAQASSLHADKKSALHFHRDGCANVHDNSSEMTNGC